TTGAACAGAGGTAGTGGACTTACACTTCTGGAGGGGGCGCATCTGCAGGTGCTTCGGTGATGATATTGAAGTCATCCTAGGTGAGAGTAAGAGACAGTAATAGGATAATTTAGCTGTCCATGCGCatacctcatcttcttctacctctatctcctcctcttccgcatcaTTGGAGTCCTGCGGTCCTGAATCTGCGGGGGGATGCTGGGATCCATTTTGATGCTGAGTTACAGGCACCGCATCGGCGGGATCGTAGAaatcatcgtcttcgtcttccatcatcatgtttGGAATCTGCGACCGAGTAAATGTAGAGAGGTAGGAGATGTGACGGGATGCGTTTCTGTCGGCGGCGATCCTGCGGAGATTCGCAAGTCGTCGGCTTTGATTTGTTTGTTCTTGTGCTGCTGGTTGGCTGGGATACTGAAGTCGCGAATCTCAAATTTATCAGCTTCTTAACTCGCAGAGCCCCTTCTGCTAAAAGAATTAGAGCAAGATTGTAGCACAAAAAACAACAGTTGACGACAGAACTACTTTTCTCAAGGCGCAGGCAAGTTGTGGTTGTTCCCGATCCGGCAATCTTGCACATCACGTGCCAGTACGTCAGTCGCATTCATGTGAGATTTATCGCCCATCTCGACGTCTGTTCCTCGATACTCTCACCACATATTCGTTATTAAAATGTCACAATCCGAACAGCCGAGCCATAGCTCGACTCCACGCTCGTTTACCAGCCAGACTGCGTCAGCAGAAGATCTGCTCAAGTCGCAGACAGTTGGTCTCGTCCATCTTTCCGACTTTCGCAAACGTCGCGCCGAGGTTTTAGAGCAAAAAGAACGCGAAGCTCATGACAAATCCCTAGGGAGATTCACCTCCAGAAGTGCAACTCCATCTACCGGTGAAGTGACTGACGGGTGAGTCAAATCGCATTTTCAGAAATATCCCGGCTTGTAACTGATCGCAAAGCGTATAGTAACTCGACGCCACGAAGCGAGGGCccgccaaagaagaagaaaaagaagccTATCGCCAAGAGCAAGCTTTCATtcggcgatgacgatgaggaggaagagaacgaTAGCACCGCCGATGCAGTCGCAACGCCGCGGGACTCGAGTGTCCCGCGTTCTGCTTCCAGAACTCCTGTTGACGATAGCTCTGCGCCGTCATCACGCCGCATAACACCAAACCCAAATGCCCCGCCTCCTCCCAAAGCAATGACGAAAGCCGCCTtgaaggcagaggcagaggcacGGGATGCGCTCCGCAAGGAGTTCCTTGCCATGCAGGAAGCTGTGAAGAATACCGAGATATTGATCCCCTTTATATTCTTCGATGGGACCAACATCCCAGCGGGAACTGTCAGGGTCAAGAAAGGTGACCCTGTTTGGTTGTTCTTGGACCGATGCCGAAAGGTTGGAGCAGAattgggtgttggtggtaaCAGCGGAGCATCCAAGGCTCGCAAAGATAATCGTCGCGAATGGGCTCGAGTTAGTGTTGATGACCTAATGTTGGTCAAAGGAGAAATCATCGTTCCACATGTATGTATCCCAACTATTTCATATGGTGGCATACGCTGACTGGCACAGCATTACGAACTCTATTATTTCATCGCCAACAGTGTACCCGACTTCACCAAAGCGGGTGGTCTGTTGTTCGATTATTCCAACAAACCACCCCCGGCACCTTCGACAGATGATCCTTTATCGCGCCCGGAAAGCAGCCAACTAGAGGGAGCTGATAAAGATCCATCTTTAACCAAGGTGGTTGATAGACGGTGGTATGAGCGGAACAAACACATCTTTCCGGCCAGTCTTTGGCGAGTATATGAACCAGGGCCTGAgtttgaggagaagatgcggaCGACAAGGCGTGATGCTTCTGGAaatactttctttttctgatGCACATTTGGCTTGAAGGTTATGGCGTGGCTGATATAAATAAGAGCGTTGAGACCATAGATGATGTATATTCCTGAGATACCCAATAAAACCATAACTTGCTCGTATATCACAGTAGCTTACTCGTACTGTCTGCCTGATCTAGTAATCTGTGTCGAAGCGACTGGGGTGATACCGCGGCAATTTCCATATTGAGCCTTGGTTCTATGTGTAATGCATCTTAGCtcaacatccatccaccctTGGAGCATCTATCTGACCAACTCTGCTGGTTTTCTTCACCGAAGGTAATTGATATCGAAAATGGATTTCTACCTTCGCTGCAACTCTCTGAAGTGTAGAGAGCAACTGAAGGAGAGGGCAGTCGTCACCACCTGTTCGTAAGTACCTTCATTTGCTGCATCTCGACTTTCCCTTCTACGACGGTCAAACTCAAGAAAAACCGCTGAGCAACCGAGACACATCTTCTGTCTCCACTGCGCAGGAAGCCTTGGTCTATCGCATCCCACAGCCAATGAGCGAATCTGTCCAGCCTGTCAGACTGTCCTCGTGAACCCTGACGACGCGGTAGCAACGGCCCTCAACCCAACGGAAGACTACAAGACCAGTGTTCTAAGCGGACTTGACCCGAATACAATCATGGAGTGCGCGGGACGGGCGTTGCTCTTTTGGACGTACCAGACTACACAGGAAATGTGCGTTGATTGATATCGTGATTGATCTAGATGCCCACTAACAAGCTACAGCTTCTACCAGGAGTACCTTGCAAAGACACTGACAGAGAAGTACACCAATCTGAACACGCAAATGGACAAGGTTATACACAATGCGAACTCGGAGATATCGGCCCTACAAGCGAGAATATCAGGTCAGCCTGTCTCCAACACGGGGATACTCAATGAAACCATCTGACAACTAAGCAGATATGCAGACAGCACAGGACCAACTCCGTAAGAAGAACCAGGAACTAGTCGACATGTATCGAGAGAAATGCAAGAAATTCACACAAATGACAAACTTATACAATATACTCAAATCCCGAGCGATGCGATCCCAAATGCAGACCGCTGCAACAGATACTGTGTCCCAAGCGCTGGATTCGCTAACAGCCTCTCGAAACAATGTATCCGAGCTTGTACCCAGACACATGGAGGCACCAAGACCCCCACAAACCCCATTGTCGAGGCAATCAAACGTATATCCCGTCAACCGGGAAGGCGTGGAACAACTGCATCGTCATCAGAGGAGCGGAACTGGAAGTTCAAAAGGTCGCAGAGAAAAGACTGATGTTGCTGCAATGCCACCACCTAGTCGTCCTATAGACACTCGGAGCAAACGTATGCATCTGGACTACAAGCTTACAATGAAACTACTGACACTGTCTAGATAATCAGCCTGCCGCAACACCGCAACATCGGACACGTCTCGTGGGTCCTTCACGTCCTTCAACGGGAAGAACACAGCTTCCTCACGACAGTATAATGCTGGAGCGTTTCCAAGCTGAGGCTGGCCCAGCTGATGCTCTGCTAGACACACGAGGTTCATTGAGAAGAACTGACGCCGGCATGCAGATTTCTCCCCAGAGACACAGTCCCACAGAACGTCCTAGACTGGGCTCTTTCTTTGACAGTACGATCATATAGCCATACTAAATAGTCTTACACATtaccagaagaaggagaatgtGGGGTTATTGCGATACTCAAGAACATGTCAAACCGGCCGGTTGTGGCTACTAATATACCAATAGTACCATATTCGCCGcagatagaatatatattagcttTGAGCTGAGGCAGACATTGGCGATCCCAAAATGGTCATAATGGCACTCCACCAATACAAGAGTGCTTTTACGAGCACAATGTTGTATGTTTGAGGACTGCTGTACTTAAATCTGCCCATCAATAGTAATCCGATATAATTTCTCTATTTGGTCCAATTGAAGCCAGTGCAGTACCACATACATCGCCGGTTATTACGTACTCCCAGGATAATAGTAACGCAAACAGCTACCAAAGTACTACTTGCCAGCCACTAGTTTTGTTAGAATGCTCTTAATTTGCACAATTCAACCACTCCTATCTCATCGGATTTGATTAATTGACAGCCATACCAAAGAGATGTGATGAAGTGCGTGGTGTGAATAGTAACACTGGTTGACTAGATGTAATAG
The window above is part of the Aspergillus luchuensis IFO 4308 DNA, chromosome 8, nearly complete sequence genome. Proteins encoded here:
- a CDS encoding FAM50/XAP5 family protein (COG:S;~EggNog:ENOG410PGV7;~InterPro:IPR007005;~PFAM:PF04921;~go_component: GO:0005634 - nucleus [Evidence IEA]); the protein is MSQSEQPSHSSTPRSFTSQTASAEDLLKSQTVGLVHLSDFRKRRAEVLEQKEREAHDKSLGRFTSRSATPSTGEVTDGNSTPRSEGPPKKKKKKPIAKSKLSFGDDDEEEENDSTADAVATPRDSSVPRSASRTPVDDSSAPSSRRITPNPNAPPPPKAMTKAALKAEAEARDALRKEFLAMQEAVKNTEILIPFIFFDGTNIPAGTVRVKKGDPVWLFLDRCRKVGAELGVGGNSGASKARKDNRREWARVSVDDLMLVKGEIIVPHHYELYYFIANSVPDFTKAGGLLFDYSNKPPPAPSTDDPLSRPESSQLEGADKDPSLTKVVDRRWYERNKHIFPASLWRVYEPGPEFEEKMRTTRRDASGNTFFF